From the Scyliorhinus canicula chromosome 4, sScyCan1.1, whole genome shotgun sequence genome, the window TAGATGGATAGCAGGCCAGTTAAGGGATTGAAGGACCGGTTTCCCAGTTGTAGATGTGGGTCATAGCTACAATTTTACATTCAGCTTTGCATTCAGGGTAATTTCATCAGGAGTAACTCTATGATGCCTTTCATATGTGAATCGGCTTTGAATCATTATATGCTCCCATCTGTTCTGGGTGACTACAGTTACACACAGTGGACAGATCATTTTAATTTGTGCCTCAATTATCTGTATGTCATGGTTCATGCAGATATGGTCTGGGTTTTCGGAGCCTCTGGAAGATTGACACCAGGAATCTTCTGTCAGATCTTTCATGAGACAATTGTGACTTAAGAACACAAGTTCAGAGTAAAGTTTCATCAACAAACAATAAGGGCAGGGGTTTAAAAAGACTCGCCTAACTAGTTGATGTTGAGTGACATTGTTGAAATTCTGGTGGATGGGAGATAATAGTTTTCTATTGATTTGTGGGAATTTCTGGAGTGCTCTGGCAATGTAGCAAAATGAATgatatagctttgttcaattgcATGGGCAGCCAGGGTATTTCAGGTTGTTGAGGGTTCAGTGATACACCGCATTGTAGTGTTCAGCGTGACAAGTTCAGTTTGGCTACTTCTGGCCCGTATTGGTCCACTGCACCCAGTGCTGAAATACACAAGCGATGTCCACTGATCCCCAAAACAGATTGGCGCTGTGCTCCAATCTATGTTTGTCAAGTTTCTGAACCTGATCTTTATCTTGGCAATTACTTTCTTCAAATGCTTAGCGAGTGGCCCAGTTACACAAAGGCTGTGGGGCCATGTGACAATGTGGTTGCACAAGATCATTTGCAGGGTGCGCTCAGCATTCCTGTTAAGGTGCAGTGCAGTGACTTTTTGAGAGAGTTTGGCTTGAGCTTCCAATTCCAGAAATAGGCAGCTAAATGTTAACTTTAGGTCCCTATTCAAGGTGGACTTGTCGCTGATTGTAAAGGACAAGGTCAACGGTGTATGCAGATTTGTATGACTTTCGTTAGCCGCAAGTTGCTCATGAAAGTTGAAGAGCATTGGCATGCATACAGTGTGGCAATTCACTACGAGGAACTGGGTGGAATTGACCATTGGCCTAAAAGACACAGCCAATTATTGCTCAGAATGTGCATTGCAGGCATATTTTGAGGCAAGAATTTATCTTTGTAGGCATCCCCAGTCCTTTAATCCTGAATGGTCGACAAACACTATGCTAATCTTGGAATCAGACCTTGCTCGGTGGAGCGAGGGTCAAAAACTTGAGGCAGTCAGAGGGTTTATAGATTGTACACAGGAGTAATAGCTGActcgaacaaaaacagaaaatgctggacaatctcagcaggtctgacagcagctgtgcagagagaccagaGCTAACATTTTAAGTAAAgatcactctttgtcaaagctagagagaactggaaataggatgagatttatcctGGTGTGGGTGTGGCACATGGAACAGTGGGGCTAGATAGAGGGCCAGTAACAGGTGGAAACAAACGAAGATGTCAGGGACAAAAGGAATATAAACGGTAGtgatcatgctggagttgggagaactggcagaggctggtggaatgAAAATGGAGGACTGTTTCTGGGAGGGACGGGAAGGGGAAGAGTGAGAgcagaggtgcaggagatgggtcTGATATAGTAGAGAGCCCTGTCAACCAGAGCGTGAGAAACCACAATTAAGGAAGACATGTCAGCGGCactgttttggaaagtggcatcatcggaacagatgTGATGGAGgaaaaggaactgggagaatgggatggagtccttacaggatgtggtGTGAAGAGCTGCAGGAGTCGATGGGCTCATAATGGATACTCTTGACAGTCTATTCCCAGAAATGggagaggtcaaggaagggaagtgtcagagatggaccatgtgaaggtgatagaaGGGCAAAAATTCGAATTGAAATTGATAAATGCATTCAAAGGATGATCCTCCACCacttctgccaactccagcatacCAGCACCAAACATACCTTCccgtcagcattctgcagggaccGTTCCCTTTAGGatcccactcctccatcacctcaCCTTCTTCCCGTGGCACCTTCCCAAGCAATCGCAGATGGTGCAACACCTGTCCCATTACCTCTTGCCTGCTCACCATCAAAAGGCTTAAACACTCTTTCCAacctgcacctccttcaatctggtctattgaattccctgctcccaatgtggtctactcGACATAGGAGACAAAATGCAGACTGAGTGACCACTTTACAGAACATCTTTGGTCCGTCTGAAAGTAGGAACCAGACTTTTCCGTCAATactatttcaactcaccatcctgttctatgtccacatgtccatccttggcctgctgcaatgctctagTGAAGCCCAAGAAAACTGgagaaacagcacctcatcttccgattaggcgcATTACAGCCTTCCAGATTTAACACTGGAATTCAACAACTTCCGTCTGTGATCTCTCTCATCCACCGTctcccatttttatttccatcaatctgtttttccctcatccCATGAGGGCCATCTGTTCTTTGGCAGAACAGGTAAGCAATGTCATTAACACATGCtttagggcagcacaagtggatagcactgtggcttcacagcgccagagtcccaggttcgattccccgcagggtcactgtctgtgcggagtctgcacgttctccccgtgtgcgtgggtttcctctgggtgctccggtttcctcccacagtccaaagacgtgcaggttacgtggtttggccatgataaattgcccttagtgaccaaaaaggttagatggggttacagggatagggtggaagtgagggcttaagtgggtcggtgcagactcgatgggccgaatggcctccttctgcactgtatgttctatctcttAAAGTGTCACTATCAGCACCTTTTTAGTCATGATCGCCACTATTTACATTCCATTTGtctacatctttgtcaatcttcacctatcgctggcccacTATCCAGCTTCAATGTGCCATGCGccccacagtataaatctcatccatagaacataggcaggaggccattcggcccatcaagtctgcaccggcacacttaagccctcatttccaccctatccacgtaacccaataatccctccagcctggccaatccacctaacctgcatgtctttgaactgtgggaggaaaccagagcacccggaggaaacccacgcagacatggggagaatgtgcagactccgcagacagtgacccagcggcgaatcaaaccagagaccctggcgctttgaagccagtgttatccactgtgctaccgtgctggccatgctatttccagttctctctagctttgacaataATCATcctgactcaaaacattaactccatCCTCTCAGCTaatcctgctgagattgtccagcattttgtttcAGATGCTATCATCCATAGTAAATTTGCGTTTCGCCTAGTTAAGAGTATGGCAATAGTGATCACCTCCAACAATGCTTTTGGCATACATCCGGATTCCACAGTGCTGATGAACAACTATTGGAGTCCCATAGAGCCTATGGTGAAAGTATGAGTGAATTTGCCCTACCTATAGTCTCCAAGTTTACAATGAgacgatctcattgaaacatacacgaTTTTTAAACTGCTTGGCAGGGTATGGAACAGTTGTTTACACCAGCTGGGATAACTCGAACACAGACCAATTGTTAGGGCTGTGATGAAGAGACATTGCTGTGTTCAGAGGCTTGTgcatgtttggaattctctacttcaGAAAGTTGAGGGTATTGAAGACTGAGTGATCTTTGGTCTGAAGGAAAGGGAGAGCAGACAGTAAAGGCAAATCAGTCCATGATCAAGTTGAACAGCAGAGCAAGCGCAAGGAACAGCATGGTACACTGCTCCTATTTATTAGGAAGAAATCACAGAGGGATACCATCTCCATTGGTAAGCACAGTGAAGTGGAAAATGCAGAAACAAAAGTGACCagaggtcttggggggggggggggatagagattATTGCATGCTGTAGCTGACAATATCTTGCTTGGAATGTTTGCTGAGAAATTCTTTTGTACACTCCACCAGCTTGGAGACAGAGTCAAACTAAATTTCTGACCCAATATCCCAATGGATCACACTGCGGTTCAGCATTCCAACCAAAAGCATTAAGTATGAATCTAGCGAGTACAGCAGAATTGGTCAACTGTTCAAGTAGTTGTACCTGTAGGAGCAAATCCTGAGTCTTTTTGGCTAGCAGTAATAGTGCTTTATTCAGAAACCTTAATTGATGTTCTTGGCTGCAGCAATTAGACCATGACTACATTCTTTTCCATGACTTTTGATGACTTCCCTGGAGCAGTCCCATTCAGATTTGGCCAGGTTTCTTTCAGCATTCATTAACAGAATCATGGACATTTCAACAGCAAAGTGGGTACTAGAATTTTGCTGCAGTTGAGGAAGCATGGAGAGCATTATGTTGGACAATTGTTCCTGCTTTGGTCTTTTGAAAGTGTTTTGTTGTGACATTGCAATAAATCAGGGAAAGCAACTGTGCTGCTTACGAGCAAATAGTCAATTCATGAAGCCTTTGCTGTAGATTTATTGCCCTACATAGTGCAATACTTTTGAAGGCACCAACCTCTGTGGTGGTATTGGCATTTGACGTAACTGGTTCAGCCAACTGACATTGGAGGCTTTTCACTTCCTTATCCTGACAGAGGGTAGCAATTCATTTTGTGTGCGGATGTGTCTCGGATATTTTTTGGTGCTCACGAGATTGTATCCAGATATGGCAACGAAAGCCCGCTCATCATTGCAAATGTGCATTTGAAGAATGAGGATGTCAGCACGTGCATGGGATTCACTTCATCTGCAAAACGACGGTTGGCAGAAAAGCAGATGGCCATCTTCATAACTTGAGGAATAATAACTAATCCCATCAACTTTACAACTGACCTTCAGGTTTTCAGAGCAACTCAAAACCACCAAAATGACAGGAATCAGTAAACGCAACAGAATGGAAATTGGGCAAGGCCCAGAGCATGCAGATAAAGCATAAACATTGTGCACATCCAGGACAGAAAGATTTAAAAGAACAAAAAGAGAGAATCTGGCAAAGAAATAGCCACAGGTATGCAGAGTTTCACATTAATGACAAACCAGGAAGAAAGGCAAATTAATACTGCCAGAAGCTTCGGACCGAAGTGGCAGCAATGTACAGTCAACATTGCAAATGATCAAGAATATATTTATGTCCTAGGAGCTGGAGCAGAGGGATGCATCACTGCCTTAAATGCTATAAAAAATACATTTGGACACATCAATTAGAAGAGGAGCAATGAGCCCTCAATCTTTGAACTATTTAGAAATAGGGAGCTGGAAATGACAACTTTGTCATAGGACCTAGCCTAGCTTTGCATTTTACTGCATGTGAAAGCTCCAAAAAAAAACCCAGGATAATTCAGTACAAATTCACAACTTCAAAAAGTCGCCACAATTAAAAACGGCAAAGCTTTATTGAGTGAGTTTATTTTCACTTTGCACCTTACAAATATGAACAAGTGACTCTTCAGGCCTCAGATGTTGAAGACCAAGATTAAACCCTACAATAACGGTCTAAAAAGAAAATTCTAcattaaaattttttattttgccaTAGAGCATCCAAAGATGCTTCTCATCATtgactttctaaaaaaaaaaattaaaccagaGACTTGTTTTAGACAAATATAAAAAATGAAGTCAAGCAACAAATATAAGCACATAATTGTTCAGTTTACACCCACCAGTGTTTGTAATTGTCATGTTTAAGTTTCAAAAATTGTTGTATATTTATGCACAACTACActttacattttctttttaaacaggAAACAGAATATACTGCCAATTAGTTAATTAAGGGTTCCAATCCCATAAAAATGTACTGGGAATTTAAGTGGGTACAATATTTATTACAATCAGTTAAGACATCTAGATTGTATCTTTTCAATGTTGCTTGCACTAGTCTACTTTGTGTGCCTGAATTGTATTAAATCAAGCCCGCAGAGCAGTacactgcacatatgcaacaGGTCACAGGGCATGAAAATTTCAATAACTAGTGCCAAAATACTTTACATAATGAAACTTCGGTCTCTGAAAACTAAAATCATGTGATGAACACACTGGTGCCATCCTAGAACTTTCCTCAACCTAGGAAAAGGCTTATGCTGAATTCTAGTCATAATGAAAGGAATGCGTATACTGAATTCACGTTTCATAAGCATAACCAAGTTTAAGCTGGTAACTGGTATCTGTTAAATAGTGAAAAAGTTAAATCCCCCATGCTCCACTCATGCTGGACATTCCACCCATGCCATTTATTCCCAAGGATCCTCGGCTTCCAGTGCCATAGTAACTTCCATTAATTCCAGCTTGGCTGCCTGCAAAATAATTTGATAATGaaaatttgtgttttttttttgcaatttggGGAAAATGCTGCCAAGACTAGAGTATTTTATACAAAGCTTGGTTATTCCGCAAGTCACTTACCATATGCACTCAAGCTTGCTTGACTTCCATAAACTCCATATCCAGCGCTTAGTTGCTGACTGCTAGGACTATCGTAGCTTGGACTTGCATAGCTTGACTGGCTTCCTAAAAACAGACATCCCTTGTAACACGTCTTTTATACAAGTACCATCTCCAATGTAATCTGTGATTTGATTCCTGTTCCACTTACTGAAGCCACAGTGAAGCATGGTTACACAGGATGACTGAAAGCTTCTACAGTTTAGTTCTATTTCTTGGTTCAGGATAGATGTTCTTTTCATGTATGCAGTGCTTATAATTGGATACTGAAACTAGCCTGACATCAACAGAACGCCATGGAGAAAACAGATTTAAAACACAAGATTTCCTCCTTGCCCAGTACACAAAATTACTGATCATCAACTTCCATTTAGAAAAAGCAAGCCAATCTCAAAAGCTGTTTGGCTCTGGACAGAGAAATAccaaattttaaagggccgctgCATCAAGATACCACGGCAATAATATACTATactcaaatttattttattttattttttaaagtcctGCTTATCCAAAAAATAAGATTAAAATTCTACTTGAAACATTCTGCTCCTTGCCCATTATTCAAAATTACCTGCAATATGTGCACTCTGGCTTCTAAAGAAACTTCAGTTACATTTACGAATCACTAGCTTCCACAAAAATATTAGCTGCACATTGATGGACACAGTAAATTCAATTAGCACCATAAAAACACAGCATTATTTGGAAACTAACATTAGCACAAGCTGCACTAAGCATGCAAGACATGAAACACGTAAAAATGTCAAACTATGACAGGATTTTACATCCAGTTCGCTTACCCAGTCCTGCAATTTGAGCTGCATAGGCACTACCACTGCCTCCAGAGGTAGAGTTCAGGAAAAGTTCCACATACCTGTGCtctaaaaaaataaaaagtacAATTTTAGAAAATATTACAGTTGCATTGCAATTTACTGCAAAGTTTCACATCAACTTACGCATATGGGCTTTGTCCTTTGACATAGCAGCCACAGCATCCTCATGGGTCGCAAACTCCACATCAGCTTCTCCTGTCACTCTACGATCAGATCCAATCTCTATGTGGACACGGACTGGGTTCAGAGGTGAGAAAAACTGAAAGAAAACAATAAAAGCAGTTCCAAATCATTTTATGCAAATGGTTATTTGGAGAACCAGTTGCTACACTGGTGAAGAAAGGAAAGGAGAGGCAAGTCCCAAATTGGTGCCATTCTGAGTTACAGAATTACAAATTACAAAAGCAATGAGCCCCAGGCCAAGACAAAATCAAATCTGTGCCTACTGCAAATTATTGAAATTTGTTATAGAATGCATCCACTGTGGCAATGGTAAACAGCTCTTCCAAGTCTACGAAATTCAAACATGATATAAAAGAGCAAGGAGAAACAAGATAGTTACCCAAGTTTGAAGATCTCAGGGCCCATAGATTGAGTGATTTCACTCAGTAAAAGAAACAGGTTCTCTGAATCAATAGTTAATAAATACACATACACAGTGGATGAATAACCAACATCAGTTCACCTAAAAGGTCCAACGAAGGAAGCAATGTGTATGCTTTTAAAGACAATCATAAATGTTGCAATGTAGTAGGCATAGAAATGCTCTTTCCTCTCCTTCCCAGAATCTCAGATACAGCACTTTAGGATAGTATCAGTTACATGCTCCTTCATAAGGATAGCAACCCCCAAAATAATGAGATTAGATCATAATTCTTCAGTAAAATGAAGAATTCCACAAGGACTCAAACATATCTAGGATTATTATTTTAGCAGCATGCACACacaaatgggtggcacagtggctagcactgctgcctcatagctcaagggacctgggatcaattccagccttgggtgactgtgtggagtttgcactttctccacatggaatagggtggaagtgagggcttaaatgggtcgctgcactcgatgggccgaacagccttcttctgcactgtatgttctatgttcacgggtttcctccgggtgctccagctaccttccacagtccaaagatgagcaggttaggtggattggcaatgctaaatttccccttaagtgtccaaaaggttggtggggttactgggatagggtggaggcatgggcttcggtagggtgctcttccaagggctggtgcagactcaatggactgaatggcctccttccgcactgtaaattccatgaaacaGTAACGACAGAAAACATTAAGATACTTACATTATATATATCATTTTCTGTAGCCCGAAATGGCAGTCCTCTCATATGTACACAATGACCTGTTGTACTCTGAAAGCTAGAATCACTGTTTCCATATCCTTGCGCAGACAATCCTGTTAATATATCAGCCAATTAGATTTTTTGTTCCTGAAATACTTGCACGTTTTATCATAATGTCCAGTTTTTCAAAAACTCACCTCCATCTCGTCCATATCCATGATCCGACCCATAGCCATATCCATCATTGTATCCATTGTAATCATCATAACTTCCATAACCTGGAGAAATTAAGTAATTCAATGGTATTAGCCCAATTATGAATCCTGAACACATCTACAGCAACATGCAGATAAAACTCAATTGTAAATGTATTTTGTATGGATTGACAGGTCATGCTTAACTTAAAACCAACAATACTGGACTGCACATAATAACCTAATTCAGGCACCATTACTGAATACAAGACAATTACTTTGGCGAGTTAAAACCAAAAGGAATTGAAATGTTCTAGCAATAACGTAAAATGGGAATATTATGACCACGAGTTAAGCTTAGAATCCTATTAGGTCAAAAAAATTCAGTTCTCAGCATTATTCTAGAAGTTGTTACTGATCTATATAAAGTTGCTTGAACCATTTAAATACTCAAACATCAGGATCAACATCCTATCCAGTTTACTTACCACCACCATATGCTCGTCTCATCTTCTCATATGATCGACTAGGCAGACCATAAGCTGATCTCCCAGTCATTGGTCTGTCATAAGGACCTGGTCTTAAACCAGACATTAATTTTCGGGGAGGATCATAGTGGGTGCGCACCTCAGATCGGCTGCTCTTGAAAATTTCAATGTACCTAAAAGATTATGCATTGTATTTAAACATTTAATGTTGTTAATTTGTAAATTAGTTAAAAGAATAACAATGGCACACTAATTTGAAGTATCCTAACCATGCATCTCCCATACAAATGAATGAATATTTCAGAGGCAAGGGCCAAAATTCTCATTCATTTTTGAAATTCACATTTTAAGAATAGCCCTATTACAGTAAAATCAACAGTCCTCAATGTAAAACACTTAAAATCAGATATTTAGAAAGTTCATTGCGGAAGTTTAAGAAAACCAGATTATGAAATATTATACAAAATTTTAGTTATTATAACTTTCC encodes:
- the hnrnph1l gene encoding heterogeneous nuclear ribonucleoprotein H1, like; this translates as MSNSESEGYVVRVRGLPWSSAADEVLRFFSDCKILNGASGIHFTYTREGRPSGEAFIQLEADDDFKVAMKKDKESMGHRYVEVFKSNNIEMDWVLKHTGPNSPDSSNDGCVRLRGLPFGCSKEEIVQFFTGLEIVPNGITLPMDYQGRSTGEAFVQFATQEIAEKALKKHKERIGHRYIEIFKSSRSEVRTHYDPPRKLMSGLRPGPYDRPMTGRSAYGLPSRSYEKMRRAYGGGYGSYDDYNGYNDGYGYGSDHGYGRDGGLSAQGYGNSDSSFQSTTGHCVHMRGLPFRATENDIYNFFSPLNPVRVHIEIGSDRRVTGEADVEFATHEDAVAAMSKDKAHMQHRYVELFLNSTSGGSGSAYAAQIAGLGSQSSYASPSYDSPSSQQLSAGYGVYGSQASLSAYGSQAGINGSYYGTGSRGSLGINGMGGMSSMSGAWGI